Below is a window of Plasmodium malariae genome assembly, contig: PmUG01_00_47, whole genome shotgun sequence DNA.
TTCTTaataacaagaaaaaataatcattttaaaCTAGAACGATATAAAGAACACAAAAAAACCttttatatcaaatatatattatcacaATTCAAATGATTTACATGAATTGTGatatagtatatttattttaacacaCAAAGATAACCATTTTTCATAGATAtcaatttaaaaacaaaaatatatatacaaaatcaaaatatttaattatgccaaaacaataaattaaaatgaaaattactaaatattaaaatgttcaaattcaaaaaaaacttcagaaaatatgtttattctattatatacctaaaatacaacatatatatgttcaatTCTACTACAGAAGCAATTAAATGTATGCTTAATAAGTGTATGAAGTAAGATATTACagacataattttatattaatgacttcattacataaataaacgTATTTActaatatgcatattatctttttctgtatttaattttttcatatttgttgacttttttatgataataaataattcctaTTATTACAGTAATACttaatataatgaaaggtacgaaatatattagaatacGGAAAAATTGTCCTAATATGCATGCATCACTAACACTATTTGCTGTATCACACATAATACATGTAGCTGTGCCCCAGAATCAGATACACTGTGTTTTAAAAACCCTCctaaatttttcaaaactgataaaaatgatttcCATTCTCCTTCGCTTAAGGGTTTTAAAAATTCCTTGTTTAATCCTAATTCAGACAATAAAGTACTTTTGGGTTTTACAGAATTCAGTGATATTTctagtataaatattattaataaaaacaagaaGATTAACACAGGTAAAAAAATTCGCAATCcgaattttttaagtattattttgttgtaaATCTTATCACTGATTGCcttgttatttttaagaaaatccgtataatcaagttctttgaatatttttttttcggtatgagaatatttttttgtttcaaatgtacaagatttatttttcgtaGGTCTTTTATAACCTCCTGCACACTTTGAGGGACATTCATttgatcttttttttttccccaaATCATCCTTCTCATTATTAgttatatcatttatttcatGCATACCATTAATTGacatttcttcttttaaacaTAAAGTACTTGAATCATTATCCTTCTTGTATATTGCTAGTAAGCGATAAGTCCTTGCATGTAATATACTAcgattattctttttttcatccaAAGTTTTTTTAAGAGTActctaataaataaaataatgcaaatattagttatataatagaataaaGTATCTAATGGTAAATATAAAgaactaataaaaattaatcgaaaataatataactatcactaaataatatttttatactatataaatacaaaaatgacatatccaacataaaaggataaacgtagtaattttaataaaaagtgtagttttaatattttgttccaTGATATAGATCTTTAAAGCTGCAATATACTTATcaagaatataattatgacATAATATTCCTTTAATTATAGAGGATActgttataatttattttattttttaatttttttttcgtaaaaatatgttaaaatatacataactttaatttatttataaaagaatgaaagaaaaataaattataaatttttggttctaatattttttatagtgcaataaatttaattaatataatacaaaatgaattcattaataatttttcaaaatatataaattatttattttgtaatataattaaacattttacttttagttcttttcaatataaaataacaaaataaatatatgatttatttatattacgaaatattgattatatatagaatCTAGAATGTACagaatatagataatacatttctctatattttaaaaaaaaagtattactGATTTCAAGGATGTATtcctataaataatacaaattttatgaaaattatattatcgAAAAAAAACgttatttctaaaataatattaattattatacctAAATAACAGCAGTAataatagagaaaaaaatattttttaatagtttttgtattattttatctatattttcGGCAACAGTTACTAGCAAACgtatgcattttttataagctataatatatttttaaaagaacatatttataaaaagccaaataatatactaaaaaagtatatgtttcaatataaatgaagtataatcttttgttttgtaatttaatttttgaagaATATAGTACTtcgttatatataatttatgctattattcataaattaacagattgtaaaattatagactattattttctattattaacttaatatatatatttgaaatttatataatacaaatataataaagaatgCATAAAGtacattcatataaaatgtattaacatatgtacactgttggtaaaataatatactttaattatttcaaaggtaaaaatgaatataatttgttcttatccatttattttatcaaagATACTTAAGTCTTATTTACAAGAAGCATTGACTCCCAAAATTACGtaatataaaaggaaaaataacaaatatctTTAATCCactcatttaaaaaaaaaactttatgaattataaaattcattatgttaaattaatatttcattcatGAAATCagatttatattatttctattaataatttcatacttgtacaataaaaacaaaactaaaaatttttgaaaaatattcttatatcaGATAAGCCAAGGAACATGCAATTCTCataataaaacttttataaaaatattttgttacattttcttttaaataaaaaatacatatcaACCGAGAAAAACATATGTTTCTCTTCTTACTAAATGAAAAGCAAAGTAATGCATTAAAATTAgaactaaaatataataaatttattacaaaagttatacaaatattcttttacaaTCACATGaaagaaaacaaaagaataattgaaa
It encodes the following:
- the PmUG01_00076800 gene encoding fam-l protein, with amino-acid sequence MEQNIKTTLFIKITTFILLCWICHFCIYISTLKKTLDEKKNNRSILHARTYRLLAIYKKDNDSSTLCLKEEMSINGMHEINDITNNEKDDLGKKKRSNECPSKCAGGYKRPTKNKSCTFETKKYSHTEKKIFKELDYTDFLKNNKAISDKIYNKIILKKFGLRIFLPVLIFLFLLIIFILEISLNSVKPKSTLLSELGLNKEFLKPLSEGEWKSFLSVLKNLGGFLKHSVSDSGAQLHVLCVIQQIVLVMHAY